A window of Bos taurus isolate L1 Dominette 01449 registration number 42190680 breed Hereford chromosome 19, ARS-UCD2.0, whole genome shotgun sequence contains these coding sequences:
- the EVI2A gene encoding protein EVI2A precursor, translated as MGHMRHYLHLAFLMTTAFSLSPGTKANYTHLWDNNSTVLDPDIHNKTDRSQNENFNANPKTPEADKKDNSTNMPETETSSHITFLTPKSELELYVSSVVRNSPPTVQNIENTSKSHSEIFKKGVCEEDNNKMAMLVCLIIIAVLFLICTILFLSTVVLANKVSSLRRSKQAGKRQPRSNGDFLASSGLWPAESDTWKRAKQLTVPNLMMQSTGVLTATMERKDEEGTEKLTN; from the coding sequence ATGGGACACATGCGACATTACCTGCATCTTGCCTTTCTGATGACAACAGCTTTTTCTTTGTCTCCTGGAACAAAAGCAAACTATACCCATCTGTGGGATAACAATTCTACTGTCTTGGATCCAGATATTCACAACAAGACGGACAGAAGCCAAAATGAAAACTTTAACGCAAACCCTAAAACTCCTGAAGCAGATAAAAAAGATAATTCTACAAACATGCCTGAAACAGAAACATCATCTCACATCACGTTTTTAACTCCTAAATCTGAACTGGAGCTTTATGTATCTTCTGTTGTCAGGAACAGTCCACCAACAGTACAGAACATTGAAAACACAAGCAAAAGTCACAGTGAAATTTTCAAAAAGGGTGTCTGTGAGGAGGACAACAACAAAATGGCCATGCTAGTCTGCTTAATCATAATTGCCGTGCTCTTTCTTATCTGTACCATTCTATTTCTATCAACCGTGGTTCTGGCAAACAAAGTCTCATCTCTCAGACGATCAAAACAAGCAGGCAAGCGTCAGCCTAGGAGCAATGGTGATTTTCTGGCAAGCAGTGGTCTCTGGCCTGCTGAATCAGACACTTGGAAAAGAGCAAAACAGCTCACAGTGCCCAACCTAATGATGCAATCTACTGGAGTGCTCACAGCTACGatggaaagaaaagatgaagaaggaACTGAAAAACTCACTAACTAA